One Terriglobia bacterium genomic window, GCGACCGCCAATACGGTGATTACCGCGAGAAAGCGGCAGGCGCAGGCGGCGAATGTGCGCGATGTCGAGAGCACGCTGGCGCGGCTGAAGGCACAGAAAGTACGCCACACGCCGGAGGTCCAGGCGCTGTGTGATGCGGACGCGCAGCTGCACGAAGAAAAAGTCGCTCTCGAAGCCCGAAAAACGACGACACGCGGAGAACTCGATGCGTATACGCATCAAGTCATCGCGCGATACGGCCAGCAGATCAACTGGTATCTGGAACGTATCAACGCCAGCTTTAGAATTACGACGCCAACTCATACATATCGTGGCGGGCCGCCGAGCACAAGCTACCAAATTGTGATCAATCAGAATGCCGTTGATCTCGGAGACCCGCAAACGCCACTCGACAGGCCGAGCTTCAAGAATACCCTGAGCGGCGGGGACCGGACTACGCTTGCGCTGGCTTTCTTCTTCGCTCAACTGGAACAAGACCCAAGCCGGGCAAACAAGGTTGTCGCATTTGATGATCCGTTTGGCAGTATGGACGGGTTCCGACGGAACCATACGGTTAACCAGATTTACCGGTGCGGCCAGAACTGCGCGCAGGTTATAGTTCTATCCCACGATCTCAATTTTCTTCATCTTCTATGGCAGCGCATCGACGTCGGCGGCCGGAAAACCTTGACTTTGGCTCGTATCGGCGAGGAAAACACCGCGGTGGCTGAGTGGGACATTGAAAGAGCAGTACAGGCGAGATACCGCGTTGATATCGACACGCTCCAGAGGTTCTTCGCAGACAGCGAAGGCGATCGGCGCGACGTGATCCAAAAGATCAGGCCGGTGCTAGAGGCCTATTGCCGGAATATTTATCCGACACAGTTCGGGGAGCATGAAATGATGGGTGGCATAGTAGCAACCATCCGCAATGGGGGCGCCGCGCATCCGCTTTCGTCCATTGTGGATGACCTCGAAGAGCTAAACGTCTACTGCCGAAGGTATCATCATGGAGAAAACCCCAATGCCGCAATAGAGCCTGTAGATGACGCGGAGCTTCAGGGCTATGTTCGGCGAACTTTGAAGCTCGTCGGGTGCCTTACCTAAAACGCGAAATCTGGGTACGGACACCAATGTTTTCGGGGTTTCGATTAGGAGCCTGTCCCATGATTTCTAGTTGGGTCCGCTTGCGAAGGATCCGGCATAGGTCACTCCTGAGGAATGAGGTCGGCGACGAGGGCCTCGACCAGTTCCTCGCCGGTTTCCCGAGAGGCTTCGAGCTGCTCTGCCAACCGATCCACCAACGTCATGAGTTGATCTATTTTGGCTACAATCCGGCGCTGTTCGGCGAGGGGTGGAAGTGGGACGCGTATACGCCTAAGGCCAGAAAGGGGAACCGTTTTCTGTGCGATTCCAGTCGCGATCGCTGCCGCTTGTTTCAGCACCAAGTCGCTTTCCAGGAGGAAGGCCACATATTTGATGGAGACACTTTTTGAAGGGCGGATGATAGCGATGTGCCTCTGCACACAGAAGGGGCGTTCAATGTCGACAATGACCGGTATTCCAAAAGAGCCAACCAACGTGTAAAGGATGTCCCCTGCTTTGGGCTTTCGGATCGGGTCTAGTTTGGAAAAATATTCCTCAGGCACATAGCGGCATGCCATGAAATCGATGCCGCCCCAGCGAACATCGCTAATCACCAGAAACGGAATTCCATCGTCTGTTTGTGGCGGGGGCAGATGATCGCCGTCGGTAATCGACGTACATAGGTCCGAAAGTGCGGTCGATATCCAGCCACTTGCAAGCCCGACGGGCTCAGGCATGACTTCCTGCCTATGTAATTCAGACGATCTTTTTGTTACCCAATCGTCAGCCAAACAGCCCTTTTCCATATCGATGCGTTTTATGATCTCGCCTGCCGGCTCATCGTTTGGGTCCTGTGGGACGAGTTTGCCTTGGACGGCGAGGGTAAGAATAGCCTTGCGCAGCTCGGCGGGAGCGATGGGGTATGAGCCGTCGAACAGGAAGTTGAGGTTTGCCGACGTGGGTGCGTCTGCAAATCTGTCGAGCGACGCGCGTGCCAGCGCGGCGTGCCGCGTTTCCCGTTCCTGCTGCTGCACTTCGAGCCGATCACACAACGCCACCAACTCATTCACCTTCGTTACGATCCTCCATTGCTCGGCGAGGGGCGGAATAGGAATGAGATATTGGCTTAGGGAACGCCCAGTGAGATGTTTAATGGTCGCGCCGGTAAAAAGTGTCGCAAGGACACCATTTTCGGAGTCCACCTGAAAGTTTAAGGCCAAGAACTGCGAAAGAATCGCACTGCAGGGCCGAACACGATGGAGAGCCTTCTGGAAATACATGTCTGCGACTTGGTCATTCCAAACGGCACAACGCCCCGGTTCACCGCCTTCGCAAATAAGCAGGTCGTCCTTCATGAGTCGCAGTTGGTTTTCTTCTACCTTCTCAACTCGCATTTGTTTCACATCATCGAGGTCAAAGCGCATCCATTGAACATTGGTATTTCGAAGATAAGGCCTCGGCTCTCCACGGTTCTTCTGCCGGTCGAGCATCTTTCCGAGCCTTTGGTCACCGACACCGCCAAATCGCATCCACGTCCACGTCTTAGGGACTGGGTGTCGGTGCTCGTCGTAAGCCACTATCCATCTTTCAAGATCAACGTCCGCCGCCTTGAGCCCAGCTGATGCATGTTCATCGTTGGGATCCTGAGGGACGAGTCTGCCTCGTACAGCAAGCCGACGAACGATCCGCTTTATGTTCGGCACGGCATCGGGAGCTTCGGTAAAGCAGACGAACTTTTCGAAAAATATCTCCAGCGTCATTCAGAAGTTCCGGCGGTTGCCATTAGAGCGCGTAGCAGTTCCCGCTTTAGGGCATCGCGAGTTCCCGCGATCTGGGCGAGGAGCTTTTCGTATTCCGGCAGGAGATGATCGACGTCTCCGGGACCCGCATCGGGGTTGTGTGGGTTCTTGAGGTCGAGGTTGTAGCTGCCTGCCTTGATCTGGTCAATAGGGACCCGCCAAGCCTGCTCGTTTTCCACTCGGTTATCCCACCACGCTCGCTCCGGTTGGAACTCCTCAATGCGAATGGGTTTCCCCTTGTTGTAGCTTTTCGCACCGGGCGGATAGGGGTGCTCGTAATACCAAATTTCAGTGGTCGGCTGGCCTTTGGTAAAAAACAGCAAGTTCGTGCGGATTCCGGTGTATGGGCTAAAGACGCCGTTGGGCAGCCGAACGATGGTGTGGAGGTTGCAATCGGCGAGCAGCGCTTCCTTAATTCGCGTTTTGACACCTTCGCCGAAGAGGGTTCCATCGGGCAACACCAGTCCGGCGCGGCCGCCGGGCTTGAGAATCTTCATGAGTAGAACGAGAAAGAGGTCCGCGGTCTCCCGGGTTCGGAATTCCGTTGGAAAATTCGATTCGATGCCGTCTTCCTCCATGCCGCCAAAAGGTGGATTCGTAACGACCACGTCCACGCGCTCCTTCGGCGACCAGTCGCGAAGCGGGCGGGAGAGGGTGTTGTCGTGGCGGACGTTGGAGGGGACATCGATGCCGTGCAGCAGGAGGTTGGTCATGCACAGGACGTGAGGAAGGTGTTTCTTCTCAATACCGGCGAAACATTCCTGGATGCTTTGTTCGTCGTCTTCAGTCTTTGCCTGCTTGCGCAGATGCTCAATCGTGCACACGAGAAATCCGCCGGTCCCGCAGGCGGGGTCGAGGACCGTTTCGCCGAGCCGGGGATTCACCTGTTCGACGATGAACTGCGTCACGGCGCGCGGCGTGTAGAACTCGCCGGCATTACCTGCGGACTGGAGGTCTTTCAGCAACTTTTCATAGATGTCGCCGAACATGTGACGATCATCGGAGACATTGAAGTCGATGCCGTTGATCTTGTTGATGACCTGACGCATCAAGGTGCCATTTTTCATGTAGTTGTTGGCATCCTCAAAGGTCATGCGAATCAGGCCTGCGATCCGATCCACACCGCCCGTGAGCGCCTTCAGCTTGGGTAGCAGTATGTTGTTGACGAAATCGAGCAGCGCCTCGCCGGTGATTCCCTCGGGGTCCGTCGCCCATGAGGACCAGCGCAGATTCTTTGGCAGCGGAGACTTGTATTTGTCTCGCAGGAGTTCGAGTTCTTTTTCGTGGTCGTCGAAAATCTTCAGGAAGAACATCCAGCCGAGCTGCTCGAGGCGCTGCGCGTCGCCGTAGGTGCCGGCATCCTTCCGCATGATGTCCTGGATGGTCTTGACGATATTGGAAACGTTCGGCATTGCTCAATTAACTCTTTCGTATAGCTGGGTTTCGATCTCCCGGACTGCGGCGAGGTAGTTGTCCTTACCTCCGAAAAGACGCACGATCTCGACCGGCGTTCCGAATTCGGTCATCGGTTCCACCTTGAGAATCTCCATGGACTCGACGCTCTTCACGCCGCCATCGGCGTATTTATCCAACAATGCGTTGAGGACAGCGCGGGTCTTTGCACCGTATTTGGCAAAGACGTTGCGTTTGCGAACTCGTTCGACGCGCTCGCGACGCGTCAGCGGCGGTTGATCGAAAACCACGTGGCAAACCAGGTCGAAGGCGTCATAGTCCCGGCCGACCTGTTCGGCCAGTTCATCTAGAAATACTCCGCGACCGGCCAGTTCTTCAACGATCGCCTGTTTCCGGTCGGCAGCGTGCCACGCATTCAGGAACGCATCCAGAGATGCGTATGTCCCGCGAACTTTCTTTCGGGTGTAGTCCTTCAGGGATTCGGTGATCAGTCTGCCATTGGCACCCAGGTACTGAACCCGCTCGGTCGCGACGACAACTTCGACATCATCCACGACGTATTTTGTTGGCCTTTCGGGCGCACCGGCGCCGGAAATCGAGGTTAATTCGCCGGGATCGATGCCCACGATTCCCGCCCCTTCATCGCCGGGCGGGACAACCGGATCGCGTTCAACGGGTTCGTATATCTGGACGGGATCGCCGTCAAAAGCGGGGTCGGCGAACAAGGTCGTCGCCCGCTTGAAATCCATGATCGTGAAGAAAAGCTTGTTGTAGTCCTCGTTGATCCGGGTGCCCCGGCCGATGATCTGCTTGAATTCGGTCATCGACGCAATGCGCCGGTCGAGGACAATGAGGCGGCAGGTTTGCGCATCGACGCCGGTGCTCATCAGGCGCGACGTGGTGGCGATCACCGGGAAAGTGGATTCCGGATCGATGAAGTTGTCCAGTTGGGCTTTCCCTTCATCGTTGTCACCGGTGATGCGCATGACGTAACGCTTGTTGGCTGCCGCGAGATCCGGGTTGGCGTTGACCAGGGCTTGCCGCATTCGCTCGGCGTGATCGATGTTCTCGCAGAAGACGATCGTTTTGGCAAAGCGGTCTGTCGATTTGAGAAACTCCGAGATCCTGGTGGCGACGAGTTCGGTGCGCTTTTCGAGGATGAGGTTACGATCGAAATCGAGGTCGTTGTATTCCCGGTCCTCGATTTCCTGGCCGTATTTGTCCGTTTTCCCTTCCTCGGGTCTCCAGCCATCCAGGTCTTTGTCGATTCCGATTCGCACAACCTTATAGGGAGCCAGAAAGCCGTCGGAGATTCCCTGCCGGAGAGAGTAGGTGTAGATCGGCTCGCCGAAGTACTCGATGTTGGAGATTTCCCTGGTTTCGCGGGGAGTGGCCGTGAGACCGATCTGCGTCGCCGAGGAAAAATATTCCAGCACCTTGCGCCAGGCGGCATCCGCATCGGCGCTTCCCCGATGGCACTCGTCGACGATGACGAGATCGAAAAAATCGGGTGAGAACTGCTTATAGATGTTCTGTTCTTCTTCGGTGCCCGTTACCGCCTGATACAACGAGAGATAGATTTCGAAGGCTTTGTCGGCCGTACGATTGGTGATCTTGGTCATGGCCTGGCCGAACGGCTTGAAGTCGTTGGTTTTGGTTTGATCGGCCAGGATGTTGCGATCGACCAGGAACAGGATGCGTTTCCTCGCGCCCGATTTCCATAACCGCCAGATGATCTGAAACGCCGTATACGTCTTGCCGGTTCCCGTCGCCATGACCAGCAGGATGCGGTTCTCGCCACGAGCGATCGCGTCGACCGTCCGGTTGATCGCCGTAAGCTGATAGTAACGAGGCGCTTTCACGGACCCGTCGTCGTAATAGTCCTGCGAGGCAATCTTTTCCTGCGCCGTGTCATAGCCTCTGGACTTGCTGTAGCGGGCCCAGAGTTCTGCTGGAGCCGGAAACTGATCGAGGGGGATCTCGCGCTCGACGGTTCCCGATATTCCCGTCCGGTCATGCTCAAGGAAGGCGTCACCGTTGGAACTGTAGGCGAATGGTACGTCCAGCATCTCGGCATATTCCAATGCCTGCTGCATGCCGGCGCCGACGGAGTGATTATTGTCCTTGGCTTCGACCACGGCTATCGGAATGTTCGGTTTATAGAACAAGAGGTAATCGACCTTGCGGGCCTCACCGCGTGTCACTGTCTTGCCCCGGACAATGACTCGGCCTTTCGTGATGTAGCGCTCCTCCTGAAGCTGTGTCATCACGTTCCATTTGTCGCCGTTTAAGCCGATGATCGCCGGAGTAATGAACTTCGTGCGGATATCGGTTTCGGTGAGCTCTTTCTTGTTCATCGTGCCCGGCATGCATTTTAGGCGAAGCGAATCACTAAGCAGAAAGGGATTTCGTTCCAGATGCGCACTCGAGTGTCGAGTTTCGAGCAGGAATATACAAAGGAGATAAGTCAGGGGGGGGCGCGGGGAGGCGCGATTTGATGCAGGTGAGGCTTATCCCAGGAGGTCTTCTATTTTGAATAGAACGTCTGGAAATGCCAAGGGTGACACAGACTGTGCGCGGCGCAGAATGAGTTTGGTCTTGTAATCATTACCCACCGGACCGCGGAAGACCAGGAGCACGCCTTCTTTCAGGTTTTCGATCCACACCTCTGGAATGCCTGCCTCAGCGTAGAGGGGAAGCTTGATGTTTCGGTCGAAACGAAACGTCGTATCGGACACTTCAACAACAAAGAATGCATCAAGCGGGCCTTGACGCAGAGACGCGTAAAAGTCGGAACGCGGTTTCAGAACCGCAATATCGGGCTGCGGCACGTTGAACCGATTTAACGGCAGCGCATTCTGGACACTGATCATCGCCCTACCGTGAAATGCGCCAAAGAACCGTTCAGCAGTTCGGTTGACACAAGAGAAGTGCGGCTGGTTTACGGGAGACATCTCGAGGATCTCCCCCCCAATAAGCTCCACACGCTCCTCGGGGACAAAAATGCCGGCCTCATCCATTCGATAAAAATCGTCGACCGTAAACAATTTCCTGGTGACTTCCGTTGGCATAGGACCTCTTGTTGAACATAGCGTAGCATGCCCTGGGCGCGAGGCATGACAGGTGCCACCGTTAAGTGTTTTCACTGGAATGCCGCCGCTCGAAAGTCCGGGGAAACCGCGATCGCGAAATCAGCGATATCGCGATAAAGTTCTGGGAATTCGGGGGAGGCGGCGCTGCATTTGTCAGCCGATTGGAGGAACGGAGCGGTCAAAGGATCCGACCGCGAAAGCCTGGCCCGAAACCCCGGCATCCTCCGTCGTCTTGAATTAGGGAATTCAGGTGTGCGACCCCTAGAATGCTGTTCCATGGCTCAGAGATCCACACTTCCTGCCGGCAAACCAATTGCGAGATGGCTCGCGTTAGTCGCTGCAGTAGTCCTGGGACTGCTAACGCTGCTATTCGTTGCCGCGGTCCCGTTCGCCATGTACCACCTGCCGGCATGGTGGCGAGGACTTCCGCTATTGATGCCGGCATCGTTAGTCATCGCACTCTTTGCCGCGCTCGCCCACCAGGCATACTCCGATTGGACAGGCCGCACGAGCCGCCACCGCCGGTCACGCAGCGAATTAAAAGTGCCACAACCGAGCGTACTGCGAAATCGGACAGTCGCACTGGGTATGTTGATCTTGTGCATATATGGGGCGCTGCCATCATCGCTGACGACGTTCAGATTCGGGACAGCGCCGCCCGCAAACGAGCGGGACCTGGTCTCTATCTTCGGTCTGCTGTTCGCCACCTTCATCACGATTTCCATCGCCATCCGATCTCGATTCATCGGCGATCGTGTAGTGTTCGGCCTCGTGGCGGTAACTTTCGTATTGCGCGGAATTACGCTATTTCTGCCTTCCGCCTCGTCAGGCGCATCGGTGATCCTTGAACTAAGGCACGTAGTGTCGGGGGCGGCGGCGCTCAGCACGTTGGTGTTTCTGATATCTGCTTCGGGCGCGGACGGAACGGCGGGTCAGTCGGGAGCTGGGCGCTCGACTCGATCGATGACCAACAGTTCAAGCTGATCGCGTTGCGGGAGAGTGAGCAATTTCCTGCATTGTTCTGTGGCCCGTTTTTATGGATGGCAATCCAAGTGCACACATTGTGTCATGGCGAAGCCAGACATGCCGAACTTCTCTATTGGGGGCCGAATCGTTGTAGGCTTTATCGCTGTCGTGGTGATTATAGCTCTGTTGTATTTCCTGAGTGTTCTATAGCGATTGCTCTTCGATTCCCTTGTGACATTCGCTATCGCATTGCCGAATTTCCTGAAATGGCAATGCGGTTGCCGCGCTCACCAATACTCACGTCCTGAACTATAACGACTGATTCGCTTGTCGACGTCTTGGGTGAATCTAGGATTGCCCCATCGCTGGACGGCTATCCCGCCAATAAAACAAAAGCGCCAACCATGTTGGACGAGAATGCTTTGGACTCCGGCCGCCGCCGCGAGCAGATCGTCCAGAGACTCGGTCATTTGCGGCGCCGGTGAAAGATTGCCTGCTGTTCAATGAGCCCGATACCGTTCAGCGGATTGGGAGGCGCCGGAGCAAAGAGACGGAGGGACCGGATGATCTGAAGAGCGCGCTCTTCAGTCATAGATGCCAGCTCCTTGAGCCTTAAATTTGTCCACTGCGTCCCACCGTAGACGGTACTCCGCTCGCCTGTCTTCGCTGGAACTGCGTTCCGACTTCACAAATAGAGTATAGCGTGCGTGTTTAGCCATGGGTTGAAGGGATCAATTTATCAATTGTTTTTTACGCCTTACTGCAAGGTAAACGTTACGGTGATCGTGGTGAGAACCTCCACGGGTTCGCCGTTCAACAGCGTCGGACGGTACTTCCATTGCCGAACGGCGTCGAGCGCCGCCTGATTCAACAGCGGATGCCCAGAAATAACACGCAGGCTTTGGACGGATCCGTCCTTGCTGATCTCGGCTTCCATGACAACAACTCCCTGAACCCGCGCCTGCCGCGCTAAGAGCGGATAAGACGGCTTGATCTGTTGAATCAGATTCGCCGCCTGGATGACTCCGCCTTTTCGTACCGGCTGCGTGTTCCTGATACCGGCGCCGGGGGCGGCGGTGGTGCCGGCGGCGCAATGTTCGGAGAAGCGGGCGCGAGATCTGCAGCGTTTGCAGTGGTCAGTCCCGACAAAAACTGGCCTATTGAGCCACTTCCGGCTGGAAGCAGTCCGATCATTGCGGGCCCGGGAGTGTCGTCGATACTTGCAATCTTTAACGGAATGGAGGCGGGTTCCGTCAATGTAACAGCGATGGGAGTGACGGGGCGGTGAGGTTGCGCCGCGAACACTGGAATCGGCAGGTTGTCCGGCATTCTGGGCGCCGGAGGCAACGGCAGACTATTAACGGAGGGCAAGGGCAACGCATGCGTTTCGAGCAACGGAACCAGCACCAGCAGCGTTACCGCAACGGCGTGCGCGACTACTGCGATCGCGACAGTGAGAGGTTTTCGAGTCTCTCCGCCGCGACGCGATTCCAACAATGAATTTTCGAGCATGTTTGATCTCCTTATTGAGACTCCCCGGGGAGAAGCAAACTTGCCGGCTTACGAGAGCTATAGACACCGGTGTGAAAGGTTTGTTCCGCATTCGTTGAAGTTACGAACCACCCCGTCTGCGCCGCTGAGGAACGGACCTTCTTCCAGGTGGCGCAGCCACCCCTCCTTGAAAAGGAGGGGAATGTCCACCATCGAGTATTGCCAAGCCTTCAGACCTCTTTCCCGCTGCGGCGCAGGGGAACAAGGAGCTTTTCCAGGCCGTTGACTTTCAGCTCCAGCATGGCCGCGAGCATCCTGCCCAACTTGCCTTCCGGGAAGCCCTCGCGCGAGAACCAGACCAGGTAGGTCTCCGGCAGGTCAGCCAGATATCGATCCTTATATTTGCCAAACGGCATGCGTGCGTTGGCCAACTCCGTCAAGTCATCCATCACAGACAACACTCAAACTTGGCATTAACGCGGTTACTTCTTCTTCGAGGTGAAGATCTTCAAGTCGATCGAATCCGCCATCGCTTTGTATCCCGCATCGTTGGGATGCAGGTGATCCGCATTGTTGAAGGTCGGCGTCAGCATCTTCGAATTCGATGAACTCTGCGTGACCTTGTCGTAGTCCACGACGGCATCGAAGGCGCCGCTGGTCTTAATCCAGCGATTCAACGCCTCGCGCACTTCTTCTCCCTTGTCGCTGTAATAAGCGGCGCCCTGGTATGGCGTCAGGGTGCATCCGATGACCTTGATGCCATGTGTGTGGGCGCGCTCGATCATTTGCTTCATCGGAAGAATAAGATCGTCCGCGGTGATGGGTGCCGGCGCCGGCCCAGTGCCACGCGGCGGTCCCGTCGTGATGCCGATATCGTTGATGCCTTCCATGATCATCAGCCATTTCACATTTGCCTGTCCCAGCACATCACGGTCGAACCGCGCGAGCGCATTGACGCCGGCGCCGTCGGCGAGGATGCGGTTTCCGGAGATACCCTCGTTCAATACGGCCAGTTTCGGCGCGCCGGGCGTCGAGACAAGACGGGCCGCCAGCACGCTCGGCCAGCTGCGATCCGCGTCGTTCGAGGAGGTCGCGCCATCGGTGATGGAATCGCCGAAAGCGACGATCGCACCCGCATCGGCGGAAGCCATTACATCGACTCCGGTGATCCAGTACCAGGAATGAGTCGTGGTCATATCGCTCAGCATCGGCTGGGCGGTGACATTGCCCGGCGCGATGTAGGTGGTATGCAAACCTGTACCATGGGTGGTGAGCTGGCCGCTGGCGCCGGGAATGTAGACGCTGATGGCGAGATCGCCCAACGGCGGAATTTCCAGATCGACGGGATCGCTCGTCATGGCGGCGCCCTGGGCGATTGTGACTTCAGGCTTGCCGTTGAACATCAGCGGCCGGTCTGAACCTGGGACGATTGCCGATTCCTTGCTCCGGAGGGCGGCGTGTGCGGCGCCGATCGTGAGCGGCGCATTTCCATAGACGTTCGAAACAGTGACTCGCGCACGGCGTCCGCCGAGACTGGCACGAACAATCATGCGGACAGTCTGATCCTTGAACGATGTCGGAGCAGGCGCAGGGCCGGATCCCTGCCCACGCTGTCCGCCTGCTCCAGGTGCGCCACCGCCGCCGGGCGCCGTGGCATTCGCCCGCGCCGGGGGCGGACCGCCACGACCCTGCTGCGGGGCGGCGGCCCAGGTTGTGACCCAATGATCCTGAGCGTTTGCGAGCGGCACGACTGCCGACATAAGAACCAGGCACAACAAATTTCGCAGCTTCATAGCCCTCCACAGGTGATTGGCGCGAATTATACAATGCTGGGCATCATGAAATCCTATCGAGAAGAACTGACGTTCGACACGAAAACCCGGCGCGCCTACATCAACATAACGCCGCAGGTGGAAGCGGCGCTCAAGAAAAGCGGCGTTAAAGAGGGTCTGTGCCTCGTGAACCCGATGCATATCAGCGCCAGCGTTTACATCAACGACGACGAGTCCGGCCTGCTGCAGGACTACGACGACTTCCTGGAACGGCTGGTCCCGCATGAACCGACCAGCCAATACCGGCACAACGATTCCGGCGAGGATAACGCGGACGCACACATCAAGCGCCAGATCATGGGCCGTGAGGTCGTGGTGGCGATTACCAACGGCAAACTGGACTTCGGACCGTGGGAACAGATCTTCTATGGCGAGTTCGACGGCCGCCGGCGGAAGCGGGTCCTGGTCAAGATCATCGGCGAGTGATGATAGAATTCCGACAAAATTGGAGGACTTCATGTCGCATAAAAAATTGTACGTTTTATTTTTTGCGTGTTTTGCTTTGGCAGCGACTCCTCTCGCGAGTTTCGCCCAAGGCCAGGGTCGAGGCGCCGGACGCGGTCAAGGCAGCGGACGTGGACGCGGTGGCGGAAGCGGACGGGGCGGTGGCAGCGGACGCGGTTCCGCGGCGGCGGCACCGATTTCGATCAAACAGGTCAAGCCCGGCGTCTATATGGTTATCAATGGCGGCGGCAATTCGACCGTTCGCGTTACCGACCAGGGCGTGATTGTGGTCGATACCAAGAATCTCGGCGACCAGTTCTACAACGACCTGATGGCCCAGATCAAAACCGTAACTTCGCAGCCGGTGAAGTACGCCGTCGTCACCCACGTGCATCAGGATCACGCCGGCAACATCGAGCGGTTCGAGAAGGCCGGCGTTCCGGTCATTGCATACGAAGGCCTGAACAAGAACCTGACGACCGGCGGCCCAAACGGAAAAGGCTACGAAGCGGCGCAGGGAAAACCGGCGGCCGCTAACATGACCTATACGAAGAATAAGAAAATCAAGCTCGGCAAGGCG contains:
- a CDS encoding restriction endonuclease subunit S is translated as MTLEIFFEKFVCFTEAPDAVPNIKRIVRRLAVRGRLVPQDPNDEHASAGLKAADVDLERWIVAYDEHRHPVPKTWTWMRFGGVGDQRLGKMLDRQKNRGEPRPYLRNTNVQWMRFDLDDVKQMRVEKVEENQLRLMKDDLLICEGGEPGRCAVWNDQVADMYFQKALHRVRPCSAILSQFLALNFQVDSENGVLATLFTGATIKHLTGRSLSQYLIPIPPLAEQWRIVTKVNELVALCDRLEVQQQERETRHAALARASLDRFADAPTSANLNFLFDGSYPIAPAELRKAILTLAVQGKLVPQDPNDEPAGEIIKRIDMEKGCLADDWVTKRSSELHRQEVMPEPVGLASGWISTALSDLCTSITDGDHLPPPQTDDGIPFLVISDVRWGGIDFMACRYVPEEYFSKLDPIRKPKAGDILYTLVGSFGIPVIVDIERPFCVQRHIAIIRPSKSVSIKYVAFLLESDLVLKQAAAIATGIAQKTVPLSGLRRIRVPLPPLAEQRRIVAKIDQLMTLVDRLAEQLEASRETGEELVEALVADLIPQE
- a CDS encoding class I SAM-dependent DNA methyltransferase, whose protein sequence is MPNVSNIVKTIQDIMRKDAGTYGDAQRLEQLGWMFFLKIFDDHEKELELLRDKYKSPLPKNLRWSSWATDPEGITGEALLDFVNNILLPKLKALTGGVDRIAGLIRMTFEDANNYMKNGTLMRQVINKINGIDFNVSDDRHMFGDIYEKLLKDLQSAGNAGEFYTPRAVTQFIVEQVNPRLGETVLDPACGTGGFLVCTIEHLRKQAKTEDDEQSIQECFAGIEKKHLPHVLCMTNLLLHGIDVPSNVRHDNTLSRPLRDWSPKERVDVVVTNPPFGGMEEDGIESNFPTEFRTRETADLFLVLLMKILKPGGRAGLVLPDGTLFGEGVKTRIKEALLADCNLHTIVRLPNGVFSPYTGIRTNLLFFTKGQPTTEIWYYEHPYPPGAKSYNKGKPIRIEEFQPERAWWDNRVENEQAWRVPIDQIKAGSYNLDLKNPHNPDAGPGDVDHLLPEYEKLLAQIAGTRDALKRELLRALMATAGTSE
- a CDS encoding DEAD/DEAH box helicase family protein; this encodes MNKKELTETDIRTKFITPAIIGLNGDKWNVMTQLQEERYITKGRVIVRGKTVTRGEARKVDYLLFYKPNIPIAVVEAKDNNHSVGAGMQQALEYAEMLDVPFAYSSNGDAFLEHDRTGISGTVEREIPLDQFPAPAELWARYSKSRGYDTAQEKIASQDYYDDGSVKAPRYYQLTAINRTVDAIARGENRILLVMATGTGKTYTAFQIIWRLWKSGARKRILFLVDRNILADQTKTNDFKPFGQAMTKITNRTADKAFEIYLSLYQAVTGTEEEQNIYKQFSPDFFDLVIVDECHRGSADADAAWRKVLEYFSSATQIGLTATPRETREISNIEYFGEPIYTYSLRQGISDGFLAPYKVVRIGIDKDLDGWRPEEGKTDKYGQEIEDREYNDLDFDRNLILEKRTELVATRISEFLKSTDRFAKTIVFCENIDHAERMRQALVNANPDLAAANKRYVMRITGDNDEGKAQLDNFIDPESTFPVIATTSRLMSTGVDAQTCRLIVLDRRIASMTEFKQIIGRGTRINEDYNKLFFTIMDFKRATTLFADPAFDGDPVQIYEPVERDPVVPPGDEGAGIVGIDPGELTSISGAGAPERPTKYVVDDVEVVVATERVQYLGANGRLITESLKDYTRKKVRGTYASLDAFLNAWHAADRKQAIVEELAGRGVFLDELAEQVGRDYDAFDLVCHVVFDQPPLTRRERVERVRKRNVFAKYGAKTRAVLNALLDKYADGGVKSVESMEILKVEPMTEFGTPVEIVRLFGGKDNYLAAVREIETQLYERVN
- a CDS encoding Uma2 family endonuclease, with the protein product MPTEVTRKLFTVDDFYRMDEAGIFVPEERVELIGGEILEMSPVNQPHFSCVNRTAERFFGAFHGRAMISVQNALPLNRFNVPQPDIAVLKPRSDFYASLRQGPLDAFFVVEVSDTTFRFDRNIKLPLYAEAGIPEVWIENLKEGVLLVFRGPVGNDYKTKLILRRAQSVSPLAFPDVLFKIEDLLG
- a CDS encoding energy transducer TonB; this translates as MRNTQPVRKGGVIQAANLIQQIKPSYPLLARQARVQGVVVMEAEISKDGSVQSLRVISGHPLLNQAALDAVRQWKYRPTLLNGEPVEVLTTITVTFTLQ
- a CDS encoding DUF3820 family protein; the encoded protein is MDDLTELANARMPFGKYKDRYLADLPETYLVWFSREGFPEGKLGRMLAAMLELKVNGLEKLLVPLRRSGKEV
- a CDS encoding SGNH/GDSL hydrolase family protein, whose protein sequence is MKLRNLLCLVLMSAVVPLANAQDHWVTTWAAAPQQGRGGPPPARANATAPGGGGAPGAGGQRGQGSGPAPAPTSFKDQTVRMIVRASLGGRRARVTVSNVYGNAPLTIGAAHAALRSKESAIVPGSDRPLMFNGKPEVTIAQGAAMTSDPVDLEIPPLGDLAISVYIPGASGQLTTHGTGLHTTYIAPGNVTAQPMLSDMTTTHSWYWITGVDVMASADAGAIVAFGDSITDGATSSNDADRSWPSVLAARLVSTPGAPKLAVLNEGISGNRILADGAGVNALARFDRDVLGQANVKWLMIMEGINDIGITTGPPRGTGPAPAPITADDLILPMKQMIERAHTHGIKVIGCTLTPYQGAAYYSDKGEEVREALNRWIKTSGAFDAVVDYDKVTQSSSNSKMLTPTFNNADHLHPNDAGYKAMADSIDLKIFTSKKK
- a CDS encoding secondary thiamine-phosphate synthase enzyme YjbQ, whose product is MKSYREELTFDTKTRRAYINITPQVEAALKKSGVKEGLCLVNPMHISASVYINDDESGLLQDYDDFLERLVPHEPTSQYRHNDSGEDNADAHIKRQIMGREVVVAITNGKLDFGPWEQIFYGEFDGRRRKRVLVKIIGE